From Diospyros lotus cultivar Yz01 chromosome 4, ASM1463336v1, whole genome shotgun sequence, a single genomic window includes:
- the LOC127799978 gene encoding uncharacterized protein LOC127799978 isoform X1: MGQRVEWVFLDLWHFMNIITIMEIQGSIAQKKEIHYSVPKLGPQVDRVSGIRSGRGRGVGLPPPSKFRSGHLSGVIPISRAIAGDIDGCGSGSDDSLTTDSEEEVYVNRHSLDSLPQDDGVSSNLAAKRYYNSVQGQPQYASDSLYSGDVSSSRETIGTGHGNVAERLMRGANRYPVRRNDYTEDDSSGSGESSEFSSEQNGAMTRSSMNESEEYASNVPSRANVERVQEKDSHVQNVRNEKHFDDIPSAPQLLGSAEESKDDNEQLPTPKAQYRADVEDSHDFSAKDGSSTLKSTSPHVKLDDNSIGQKMPDKYVRSATGIESGAPSVPARLPTFHASTQGLWHSVIAYDACVRLCLHAWAKQCMEAPMFLENECALLRNAFGLQQVLLQSEEEIMEKHFPEQGSEGTAMKSKKMVGKIKVQVRKVKMDLDPPTGCTCPSLPTPKIKLESLRNQGFSLKSPFSIGWQALRGICLVPHVRSNRSSSRQSLAYVQARTEYVKQVSGLFKIGVSTLRNSSSSYEVVQETYSCLLRLKSSSEEDAIRMHPGSGETHVFFPDGLGDDLIVEVQDSQGKQYGRVLAQLATIAEDTGDKLRWWSIYREPEHELVGRLQLYINYSTSFDENNHLKGGSIAETVAYDLVLEVAMKLQHFQQRNLFLSGPWKWLLTEFASYYGVSDAYTRLRYLSYVMDVATPTADCLTLVYEQLYPVVMEGHNRSKLSHQENRILGEIEDQINQILALVFENYKSLDELAPSGIMDVFRPATGVIAPVLKPAVKLFTLLHDILSPEARNKLYGYFQAAAKKRSKRHLTETDEFVTSNTEGVLMDATTTATAYQKMKSLCLNIRNEIFTDIEIYNQHILPSFIDLPNLSSAIYSTELCTRLRAFLIACPPTSPSPPVAELVIATADFQRDLASWNINPVKGGVDAKELYHLYIMLWIQDKRLSLLESCKLDKDLIYLQIKWSGVQTQHSTTPFVDEMYDRLKETLNAYEVIICRWPEYILVLEKAIADVEKAILEALDKQYGDVLSPLKENMTPKKFGLKYVQKLAKRSVSPYLVPDELGIHLNSMKRMLDILRPQIQHQLKSWSSCMPSGGNTAPGECLSEVTVVLRTKFRNYLQAVVEKLAENTRLQNATKLKKILQDSKATVAESDIRTRMQPLKEQLISSINHLHTVFEGHVFILMCRGYWDRMGQDVLSFLENRKENRSWYKGSRIAVSVLDDTFASQMQQLLGNALQEKDLQPPKTIMEVRSMLCKDAQNHKGNTYYY; the protein is encoded by the exons ATGGGTCAAAGAG TGGAGTGGGTGTTTCTTGATTTATGGCATTTCATGAACATTATAACTATAATGGAAATTCAGGGTTCTATTGCTCAGAAGAAGGAAATTCATTATTCTGTCCCGAAGCTAGGACCTCAAGTAGATCGTGTTTCTGGTATCCGAAGTGGAAGGGGTCGAGGTGTTGGGCTGCCTCCACCATCAAAATTCCGAAGCGGGCACTTATCTGGTGTTATTCCTATTTCGAGGGCTATAGCTGGAGATATAGATGGTTGCGGGTCTGGTTCTGATGATAGTCTAACAACAGACTCAGAGGAGGAGGTCTACGTGAATAGACACTCACTTGATTCATTACCACAAGATGACGGAGTTTCTAGTAATCTTGCTGCTAAGAGATACTACAATTCTGTGCAAGGGCAACCCCAATATGCCAGTGATTCACTTTACTCGGGTGATGTTAGCTCGTCGAGGGAAACAATAGGCACAGGGCACGGAAATGTGGCAGAGAGATTGATGAGGGGAGCCAATAGATATCCAGTTAGAAGGAATGATTATACTGAGGATGATTCCTCTGGTTCTGGGGAGAGCTCTGAGTTCTCAAGCGAGCAAAATGGAGCAATGACTCGTAGCTCAATGAATGAGTCAGAAGAGTACGCTTCAAATGTTCCTTCTCGAGCTAATGTGGAGAGGGTTCAAGAAAAG GATTCCCATGTCCAAAACGTGCGCAATGAAAAACATTTTGATGATATTCCCAGTGCGCCCCAACTGTTAGGTTCTGCTGAAGAAAGCAAAGATGACAATGAACAACTTCCAACTCCTAAAGCACAGTACAGAGCTGATGTAGAAGATTCACATGATTTTTCAGCTAAAGATGGCTCTAGTACTTTGAAGAGCACTTCTCCTCATGTTAAATTAGATGATAATAGTATTGGGCAGAAGATGCCGGACAAGTACGTGAG GAGTGCTACTGGTATAGAAAGTGGTGCCCCTTCTGTCCCTGCCCGCCTTCCAACATTTCATGCAAG CACTCAAGGGCTGTGGCATTCTGTGATTGCATATGATGCTTGTGTTCGACTCTGTCTACATGCTTGGGCAAAGCAGTGCATGGAAGCTCCCATGTTTTTGGAAAATGAATGTGCTTTATTGCGGAATGCATTTGg TTTGCAGCAAGTGCTATTACAATCAGAGGAGGAAATAATGGAAAAGCACTTTCCTGAGCAAGGCAGTGAAGGAACTGCCATGAAATCTAAGAAAATGGTTGGAAAAATTAAGGTGCAAG TCCGTAAGGTGAAAATGGATCTGGACCCGCCCACAGGCTGCACGTGTCCATCCCTTCCAACACCAAAGATAAAGCTAGAGTCTCTCCGTAATCAGGGCTTCAGCTTAAAGTCACCATTCTCTATTGGGTGGCAAGCCCTTCGTGGAATTTGTCTTGTTCCTCATGTACGTTCAAATCGTTCTTCTTCACGCCAGAGTTTGGCATATGTGCAAGCCAGAACGGAGTATGTCAAACAGGTGTCAGGACTCTTCAAAATTGGTGTCTCAACTCTACGCAACAGTTCATCTTCTTATGAAGTTGTGCAAG AAACGTACTCTTGTTTGTTACGATTGAAAAGTTCAAGTGAAGAAGATGCTATAAGAATGCACCCGGGATCTGGTGAAACCCATGTATT CTTTCCAGATGGCCTAGGAGATGATCTAATTGTTGAAGTCCAGGATTCTCAAGGAAAACAATATGGCCGTGTCCTTGCTCAGTTGGCTACTATTGCTGAAGATACA GGTGACAAGCTACGGTGGTGGTCTATTTATCGTGAGCCAGAGCATGAGCTTGTTGGCAGACTGCAACTTTACATAAATTACTCAACAAGTTTTGATGAAAATAATCATCTTAAG GGTGGCTCTATTGCAGAAACAGTAGCATATGACCTCGTATTAGAAGTTGCAATGAAACTTCAGCATTTTCAACAGAGAAATTTATTTCTCAGTGGCCCATGGAAATGGTTACTAACTGAATTTGCATCCTATTATGGGGTTTCAGATGCATACACCAGGCTAAG ATACCTCTCTTATGTCATGGATGTGGCTACACCAACTGCAGATTGTCTCACGCTGGTATATGAGCAGTTATATCCAGTAGTAATGGAAGGCCACAATCGAAGCAAATTGAGTCATCAAGAG AACCGAATCTTAGGAGAAATTGAGGATCAAATCAATCAGATTCTTGCTCTGGTTTTTGAAAACTACAAATCTTTGGATGAGTTGGCACCATCTGGAATTATGGACGTTTTTAGACCTGCAACTGGAGTTATAGCACCTGTATTGAAGCCCGCTGTGAAGCTCTTTACCCTTCTGCATGATATTTTGTCTCCTGAGGCACGGAATAAACTGTATGGCTATTTTCAG GCTGCTGCCAAAAAGAGATCAAAAAGGCACTTGACTGAGACAGACGAGTTTGTCACCAGCAATACTGAAGGTGTTTTGATGGACGCTACTACCACTGCCACTGCTTATCAAAAAATGAAATCCCTTTGTTTGAACATCAGAAATGAAATTTTCACTGATATAGAGATCTACAATCAACATATACTTCCTAG TTTCATAGATCTTCCCAATCTTTCCTCTGCCATATACAGCACGGAACTTTGTACTAGGTTGCGTGCCTTTCTCATTGCATGCCCTCCAACAAGCCCTTCACCCCCGGTGGCTGAACTCGTTATTGCAACTGCAGATTTCCAGAGAGATCTTGCGAGCTGGAATATTAA CCCTGTTAAAGGTGGAGTGGATGCAAAAGAATTGTACCATCTGTATATTATGCTCTGGATTCAAGATAAGCGCCTTTCGTTGCTTGAGTCATGCAAATTAGACAAG GATCTCATTTACTTGCAGATTAAATGGTCTGGAGTCCAGACGCAACACTCAACAACGCCTTTTGTCGATGAGATGTATGACCGGCTCAAAGAAACGCTGAATGCCTACGAAGTCATCATCTGCCGGTGGCCagaatacattttggttttggaGAAG GCCATTGCTGACGTAGAAAAGGCTATTCTGGAGGCTTTAGACAAGCAGTATGGAGATGTCTTATCTCCATTAAAGGAAAACATGACGCCCAAAAAATTTGGACTCAAATATGTTCAGAAGCTTGCGAAGCGATCTGTTAGCCCCTACCTAGTCCCTGATGAG CTGGGAATTCATTTGAATTCGATGAAGAGAATGCTCGACATCTTGCGCCCCCAGATACAACATCAGTTGAAGTCATGGAGCTCTTGCATGCCCAGTGGGGGCAACACAGCCCCTGGGGAGTGCCTTAGTGAGGTGACTGTGGTGCTTAGAACAAAGTTCAGAAATTACCTTCAGGCAGTTGTGGAGAAGCTCGCAGAAAAT ACGAGGCTACAGAACGCtacaaaattaaagaagattCTCCAGGATTCCAAAGCAACCGTGGCAGAATCAGATATAAGAACTCGAATGCAACCGCTGAAAGAGCAGCTGATAAGTAGTATAAATCACCTCCATACTGTGTTTGAGGGCCATGTTTTCATCTTAATGTGCCGGGGCTACTGGGACAGGATGGGACAG GATGTTCTGAGCTTCTTGGAGAACAGGAAAGAGAATAGATCATGGTACAAAGGTTCAAGAATTGCTGTTTCT GTTCTAGATGACACTTTTGCATCACAGATGCAACAGCTGCTGGGGAATGCCCTCCAAGAAAAAGACCTGCAGCCCCCCAAAACTATCATGGAAGTCCGGTCTATGCTTTGCAAAGATGCTCAAAATCACAAGGGAAACACATACTACTATTAG